One genomic window of Halovivax cerinus includes the following:
- a CDS encoding dicarboxylate/amino acid:cation symporter encodes MSRSTLFATWSRYRSIPIVYRIGAAFVLGSIVGLVVGAPATRLLPLGDLFVRLLSMIVLPVIVFTLLMGIRGLTPSKLGRIGGQVVGLYLLTSAAAVFIGLSIANAINPGTGLELSAGEAETQSPPPFEEVLLGIVPENPIGAMANAEILPTIFFVIVFGLALAMVGDATDDGRVSAGVETIFNVAEAGAEAMFKIVWGVMEYGVIGVFALMAAVFAEAGVEAVTTFAVLIVTLALAVALHVVLVHLGAIILVLVGQSPVAFLAGAKEALITALSIRSSSGTLPVTMSNADENFHIDESVYGFSLPLGATINMDGTALYQGVAAIFAANLAGVSLTLGEQVTVVAIAVLASIGAAGVPGAGLIMLTMVLTQLGLPLAVVAFVAGVDPILDRLRTMTNISGDLAVTTLVASWNDAIDFDRGSWVGEHVDQSGPVPSDD; translated from the coding sequence ATGTCACGTTCCACACTGTTCGCGACGTGGTCGCGGTATCGGTCGATTCCCATCGTGTACCGAATCGGGGCTGCGTTCGTCCTCGGCTCGATCGTCGGTCTCGTGGTCGGCGCGCCGGCGACACGACTCCTGCCGCTCGGTGATCTCTTCGTGCGACTCCTGAGTATGATCGTCCTCCCGGTCATCGTGTTCACCCTCCTGATGGGGATCAGGGGCCTCACACCGTCGAAACTCGGTCGGATCGGCGGACAGGTCGTCGGTCTGTATTTGCTCACGTCGGCCGCCGCCGTGTTCATCGGGCTCTCGATCGCGAATGCGATCAACCCTGGAACGGGGCTGGAACTCTCGGCTGGCGAAGCCGAGACCCAGTCACCGCCACCGTTCGAAGAGGTGCTCCTTGGTATCGTTCCAGAGAACCCGATCGGTGCGATGGCGAACGCGGAGATCCTTCCGACGATCTTCTTCGTCATCGTCTTCGGCCTGGCGTTGGCGATGGTGGGAGACGCCACCGACGACGGTCGAGTCAGCGCAGGGGTCGAAACGATCTTCAACGTTGCCGAGGCGGGTGCCGAAGCGATGTTCAAGATCGTCTGGGGCGTCATGGAGTACGGGGTGATCGGTGTCTTTGCCCTGATGGCTGCGGTCTTCGCGGAGGCTGGCGTGGAAGCCGTCACGACCTTCGCCGTCCTCATCGTGACGCTGGCGCTCGCCGTGGCGTTGCACGTGGTGCTCGTCCACCTCGGTGCGATTATTCTCGTGCTGGTCGGGCAGTCCCCCGTTGCCTTCCTCGCCGGTGCCAAAGAGGCACTGATCACGGCGTTGAGCATCCGATCGAGCAGCGGCACACTTCCGGTCACGATGTCGAACGCCGACGAGAACTTCCACATCGACGAGTCCGTCTACGGCTTTTCGCTCCCGCTCGGGGCGACGATCAACATGGACGGGACCGCGCTGTACCAGGGCGTCGCAGCGATCTTCGCGGCGAACCTGGCTGGCGTCTCCCTGACCCTCGGCGAACAGGTCACCGTCGTCGCCATCGCCGTGCTGGCGAGTATCGGCGCCGCTGGCGTTCCGGGGGCCGGCCTCATCATGCTCACGATGGTGTTGACCCAGCTCGGCCTCCCACTCGCCGTCGTCGCGTTCGTCGCCGGCGTCGACCCGATCCTCGACAGACTCCGAACGATGACGAATATTAGCGGCGATCTCGCGGTGACGACCCTCGTCGCCTCGTGGAACGACGCGATCGACTTCGACAGGGGGTCCTGGGTTGGCGAACACGTGGACCAGTCGGGCCCGGTTCCGAGCGACGATTGA